A stretch of DNA from Arachis hypogaea cultivar Tifrunner chromosome 19, arahy.Tifrunner.gnm2.J5K5, whole genome shotgun sequence:
taaaatttatacAAGGAATTTAacttatattagaaaaattaactATTATCCGGATAATTAAGGCATATAAGAATTTTGTTATTTGAGTCTTAATCTACACAGTGACTTATTTTTAATAATCTTGTTTAAACTCttacctttttctttcttttaagctCTTCAGTTATGaggacaccaaaaaaaaaaaaaaaaaacttttagttATGTGATATGCCTATGAAAAATTGTTGTTTTAATCTTCATGAATAacgaataatatttaataaatgtaTATATTCTCCAAGTATTTATATGGTTATGTGGCATTGCTTAATGTTGAATATCTTTTGTCAACATGACCACTGGTACCTCAGTAAGAAACTAAgaataaacaaaaaagaagaacaaaCAATATTTTCTCTTGAACATAAACTCCAATCTCACCTACTATTGATCAATCTAAACTTAAGGGTAAATGTGTACCTTTCAATAATTATAGAAATTGCTCTCATTTAACTTTTCCATATCCAGCCCCACAATAGAGAGGCAACTTAGGATAAAAGTTTTAGACTCTTCTGTTTCAATAGCTAGCTTTTGAATTCTGGTTCTTTTGAGGTTTTATACGTGTAACAAATGGTGCTTTTATTGATAGTTGGTAGATGGTTACGTATGAAAAATGTTGATCAATAGAAGGTTTTGATAGACAAAAGAGTTGACTGTGATCAAGTAAAATGTCAAAGTGCAGAATGACTAGTGAAGAGAcgggaatggatcctctcaatttttttttaatttgttgagaGGGTAAAGTAtaatctctcaccattaattttataagtaggaCTAAGAGAAGGCATCGGAGAGAAAGCGTTGAAGGattagagatcacactttacttcctcaattgaaaaaaaaaattgaaaagatccATCCCTGTGGAGGGACTAACCGTGATCGAGTTAAACACCACCAAATATAGTGTATCAGTATACATTTTCCTTTCTCCTAATTAATACGTATTTTACTATTTTCTCTACATTAATCTGTTTTGCCATTGCCACAACATTAGCTTTTTAGTAATTAGATGTAATGACTATTGTGTTAAGCTCAATTGCTTATCTATGATGTATCTTTTATGTGGTTAAGTTGTTTAACATTGTTCATAATGTGAATGTTTGTTCATGGTAATTTCATATCATGTAAGTTCTTCTATAATGGGGAAAACTAAATGTTCAAGAGAATTTTGGCGAAGTACAAAACAACTAAAAACATTAAGATTCCGATTCCAAACCTATCCATTGAACTTTCAAGTTCATTAGCAATATATCATTTTCTTCTACTAGCTAAGTATGTTGATTCTACGAAGGATTCTAGTTAATTATTCATCATAACAAATCAATAAAGAGGAAAAAGAATATAACTGCATTAATGGGTTTGCTTCGGTTTTCCCAATATAAGattgattgttgatgattttgtgtcCAAAATTCAAATATCTTAATACTATAGATCATACATgtattgtttatttcttatccAATGGACAAAACCAGTTCTAGGTATCAATCCAAAAACCAAAATGTTGAAAACCAACATGGAAGAACATAATATGAAACTGTAGTCATTAAATTATGGGATATTACAGTTTTTCTTTCTTCCCTTAATTTAACCCTAAAAATGATAACTTGTCATATAAAAATAGAACTTGATACTAGAAAAAATTAACTCTAATTGTAAATGAACACCAGGAAATGATAGTCATTCCTTAATATCCTAAATAAAGCAGAAAATTGCTGTGACATTGTGATTTAGCAATGGGAACAATCATGTCAACAGAAAGTATAGTTTTGCCGCCCTACACCAAGTTGGAAAAAACTATATAAATAAATCATTCAACTAGAATAGCTAGAAACTAAATAGCGGGGGAAAGCCTTTACCAATAGAGGAATTCACTTGGAAGAAATTGTAGACATGGGTTTTTGATGACTTTGATCCAACGCATTTCAGATGTGCTACTTAGAAGACCACAGTGTGATGGAGAAACCAAGCTTTCATGATAAACATGGAATCGCTTCGCCGCCAGAGTGCTTAGACAAAGGAGCAACTTTCATCATGCCATCCCTGTGGCCATCAATGACAGGGAACTTAAAGTTGCCATGGTTTAAGTTATACCTAATTATTCTTGAATAAGGAGCAGCAGTCCCCAGAAGAACATCATTTTCCCAAAGATACAGAGGAATAATGTGTATGCTAAGGTACTGTGGGATCATGGCCAATTTAGTCCAAGATTCAGACACTCCATACTCCTTCATCAACCACACAGAGCAATGAGTTCTATGTTCACTGCAAATTGCAAGGTATTTCCTCAGCACACACAACTGCAGGATTTTGAAATGACAATACATATCTCTTATGATTAGGCGGGGAAACAAACTATGTgatatattcataaaaatatatcaCTTTAAGAAATAACTTATGTCATCAGGTTAATTTCTTAGAAGTTCATATTATTCTTTGACAAGACGAGTTGGTTAAGTTTGTTAGCCGATGAAAGTTTGTAAATAATTATTCCCGAGCAGTGTTAGAGggctaatataaaaaaatatgagagTTGGCAAAAAAGATGACAAATGCGACTGTTGGTCATAAAATAGGGTCTAGAACTACAAGGAATATCTAGATAATTAAGAATATAAAGGCTCTTTGTCTTTATGACATGGCTTATCGTTTGTTTGTTAAAATCTCGTAACAACTCTTCCATTTGTTTTAAGCTCCAATTCTTTAATACTCATTAATAACGGATAACTTATATCACCAGAGGTTGGTACCTCAGAAGTTCATATTATTTCTTTGACCACCAAGAGTGAAAACAAATGTATCAATATATCATTTTTCCCACTGCCTATATGTTGATCACTGAAAGCTGGTAATCATTTATTTATCacaagaaataaaagagaaaaatgtattaattttgattttgtttagtcATAAAAGAATCATTTATGACCATGAATCCATAATTTGAAGATGCCATACGGATCATTCAtgcaacaattatcaacatatttCATCTGGTTCAACGGGTAAAGCATCCAGTTTTGGATCCAAAGACaacaaaattaaaaggaaatggTACGCATTAAATTACATATTATATTCTCTCCCTTTAATTTTACCCTAAAATAATAGGTTTAAATCTAAGGTCAGATCTTCATCGCAAGCATAAATTTACTATAAATGCAAAGGAACACTAGTAAATGATGGTTAATCCTACAAATCCAGCCTGGGCATGTGAATATGAAATTGGCAATAATCATAACAGGTagtataattttgtaaaaaactAGATAAATAATCACTAAattagaaaagcaataagaacaGATAAATTCTCAAAAGTCAAAACTCATAAAGAAggcataggagttgactagaatCAAACTATTATTCAGAAGACAGCTTGTCGGTTAGCGTTGATTAACTGAATTTGGGATGAGCTACTTGGAAGGTCAGGTGAAACTAAGCTTTCGTGATAAATAAAGACGGACAATCCTATTGAAGGAGTAGGTTCAGGAAATTCAAAGCTACCATTATCCAAATTATACAGAACTATATTTGAAGTTGATGCAACCGCCACAAGAATATTGTTTCCCCAGATATACAATGGACGTAAATGATAATCATCTAGAAGCGCAAGTAAAGGATAATCGGGTAGACACGGAAGGCAGGGGATGATGGCCAATTTAGGCACTCCATACTCCTTCATGACCCACACGAACCAATGAGTTTTCGCATGATTAAAACAATATGCAAGGCAGTTCCTCAGCACACATAACTGTGGGAAGATGAAGGTTTTATCATCCGGATCAGTGAGAGGCAGGGAAAACTCACTAAAAGTCTCCTTCACCAAGTCAAGGGAAAGAACCACGTACTCCAGAGTGTCATGCTGACAAACCCAATTAAGAGTAGCGGTGCCAGGCACAAATACCCCTTGACGATCACCCTTTATGCTGCTATATGGGATCCCTTGAATGGCTCTATTGGAAGGGTTGCGGCAAAATGTACAAATTCTGGTTGTATGATCCCCCATGTGATTTACAATCACAACAACCTTGTACTTGTCATTCACATGATCATAGCCGAAGCCGCCAACTGAAAAGAATTCTCCACGTCCCACTGATGGGGTTGTCAATAATCCAGTACAGGGATTCCACAACCTGACACAGGTGTTGATGCCAACAACATCATACAGCAAGCACAGCAATCCATTGCAAGAGCCAATAACCGTGTAGTAACGGCTCTCCACGAAGAGAACGACTTCCGTAGGTGTGGAAGGGTTCTCGACCAAGGAGCGTAAGGAGCAATCTCCGAATCCGTTGTGGAAATAATGATGATAAGCAACTCGTGGCCCACTCAAACTTGGATCCGCGGCGGTTGAATGTTGAAGATGGTCTTTGGCGAATTGAGAGCTGGAAATTAGGGTTTTCCATGAACTGCACACTCTCCGTAAGCGAAGCAGTGATCTTGGCGGAAGCCTCAGCAAGATTTCTCTGATAAGTTCATCTGGAAGGAACGGCAGCGGCTCCGATTGCGTTACCCTCGAAGACAGCGGCCGTTTAGGGGCGTTTATGGTGACTCTTAAAGGCTTCCTCTTCCTCTCGTAATAATCATGTGGCTGCTCCATAACAACTTAAAGGGAGGTTAGCGGCGGCCACCACGGCGAAACGGTTTAGCTTCACAAATTTAGAACTTCCCAACTGCACTATAGTATAGTATCTATTTCACTCTAGAAAAGTCTAGGCCATCAGTTTTATTAAAATCTGAGTAGCATTTAGGACTTATTTTGATgaacttttagaaaaaaaaaattgttcgagttatctttttattatttaaaagattttattaaaatataaaagtaattttatatttgagtattttaatgtaaaaatatttttttatttattaattatgtttgagtataacaatataaaaatattttttatttatttattatataaaaaataggctttttatttaaataaattaagagAAGAACTAAATTACTCGATTCCCCTAAATGAATTTTAAAGACGTGATTCCCCTaaatcatataatatataaattgtccTAAGCTTGTgtgttttaaataatatatgaatcatGACGATTTATGCATGAAATACAATGCTCAAAAACACATAAATCATCCCAGGCctttgtgttttacaaaatgtaTATAAATCGTCCTAGGCCACCATGAGTTACATTTTTTTATCCTAAAACTCATTGTCCTAGCACGATTTATGTGTAACTAGTCACCCCTCAAGACCCTAGCACGATTTATGTATTATTATGGTAAGACACATTAGGCTGGGACGATTTACATTCAAAAACACAAAGCTCATGACTATGGAATAATTTATGtgctaaaaattttataaaaacttaaatttatgttactcaaaaacacataaatttatattatgcaaaattatatattttaacacCTTtagactttttaaaaaaaaattaaatttatatattaaaatttagtactcTTTTCATTATAATTTgtcagtattttttttatttaatttagtttttaatgaaattaataattaaaattataaaataataattaaaatttgtacaaagtcaaataaaaaaacgACAAAAAGAGTTCTATAAAAATTATGCatcaataaaaatgattaaaaaaaatcatatgaacaataaatactaaaaattttataaaaacttaaatttatgttaCTCAAAacaacatgaatttatattattccaaattatattttttaacaccttttgatattttttttaaaacaaattaaatttatatattaaaatttagtactttttttattataatttgttagtattttttttaatttaatttaatcttattaataaaattaataattgaaattataaaaaagtatattttttttttaaagttaaaatttaaatagatataatttaaattaaaatattataaataaaaatacccTGTTATATATAAATCGTGACAGGCTTGAGAGGATTTGCTTTAACACGTTCATAGTGCCAAGCCTTTGTCTTTTAGCTCAAAATCACGTAAATCTATAACCCTGTAACGATTTACTCCTTATTCTCCTAGGTCATTCATGCATAAATCGTTTCTGGGTAGCATGGTTAACATATTATATAATCCTCATGCTCTTGGAACGATTTATATAATAGTAGAAAGAGGATATTTacgtttcaaaatttgatttagggGAATCCAGTAATTTTGGTattggtttattttatttaagtaaaaaacccTGATGATTTTGTGTCCAAAACTCAAATATCTTAATACTATAGATCATACATGGTATTGCTTATTTCTTATCCAATAGACAAAACCAGTTCTAAGTAATAATCCAAAAACCAAAATGTTGAAAACCAACATGGAAGAACATAATATGAAACTGTAGTCATTAAATTATGGGATATTACAGTTTCTATTTACTTTCTTCCCTTAATTTAACCGTAAAAATGATAACTTGTCATATAAAAATAGAACTTGATACTAGAAAAAATTAACTCTAATTGTAAATGAACACTATTCATTCTTTAATATCCTAAATAAAGCAGAAAAATTGCTGTGACATTGTGATTTAGCAATGGGGAACAATCATGTCAACAGAAAGTATAGTTTTGCAGCACTACACCAAGTTTGAAAAAACTATATAAACAAATCATTCAACTAGAATAGCTAGAAACTAAATAGAGCGGAAAAGCCTTTACCAATAGAGGATTTCACTTGGAAGAAATTGTAGACATGGGTTTTTTATGACTTTGATCCAACGCATTTCAGATGTGCTACTTAGAAGACCACAGTGTGATGGTGAAACCAAGCTTTCATGATAAATATGGAATCGCTTCGCCGCCATCGAGTGCTTAGACAAAGGAGCAACTTTCATCATGTCATCCCTGTGGCCATCAATGACAGGGAACTTAAAGTTGCCATGGTTTAAGTTATACCTAATTATTCTTGAATAAGGAGCTGCAGTCCCCAGAAGAACATCATTTTCCCAAAGATACAGTGGAATAACGTGTATGCTAAGGTACTGTGGGATAATGGCCAATTTAGTCCAAGATTCAGACACTCCATACTCCTTCATCAACCACACAGAGAAATGAAAGCTCTTTTTCTTTATGACATGGCTTATCGTTGTGTTTGTTAAAATCTCGTATCAACTCTTCCATTGTTAAAATCTCGTATCAACTCTTCCTCAGCACACATAACTGCAGTATTTTGAAATGACAATACATATCTCTATGATTAGGCGGGGAAAACAAACTATGTgatatattcataaaaatatatcattttaatattcAAGAATAATAAATAACTTAAGTCATCAGGTTAATTTCTTAGAAGTTCATATTATTCTTTGACAAGACGAGTTGGTTAAGTTTGTTAGTCGATGAAAGTTTCTAAATAGTTATTCCCGAGCAGTGTTTGAGggctaatataaaaaaatgagtGTTGGCCAAAAACATGACAAATGTGACTGTTGGTCATAAGATAGGGTCTAGAACTAAAAGGGATATCTACATAATTAAGAACAGAAAAGCTCTTTTTCCTTGTGACATGGCTTTTCGACTTGTTTGTTAAAATCATCTTTTCAACTCTTCCATTTGTTTTAAGCTCCAGTTCTTCAATACTCAGCAAGAACAGATAACTTATATCACCAGGTTGGTACCTCAGAAGTTCATATTATTTCTTAGCCCACCCAGAGAGAAAACAAATGTATCAATACATCATTTTCCCACTTCCTAGTATGTTGATCATTGAAAGCTCGTAATCATTTATTTAtcacaagaaataaaaaataaaaaagtattaattttgattttgtttagtcATAAAAGAATCATTTATGACCATGAATCCATAATTTGAAGATGCCCATACTATGGTATGGATCATTCATGCACCAATTATCAGCATATTTCATCTGGTTCAATGGGTAAAGCATCCAGTTTTGGAtccaaaaacaacaaaattaaaaggaaatggTACGCATTAAATTACATATTACATTCTCTGCCCTTAATTTTACCCTAAAATAATAGGTTTGAATCTAAGGTCAGATCTTCATAGCAAGCATAAATTTACTGTAAGCGCAAAGGAACACTAGTAAATGATGGTTAATCATACAAATCCAGCCTGACCATGTGAATATGAAATTGGCAATAATCATAACAGGTagtataattttgtaaaaaactAGATAAATAATCACTAAattagaaaagcaataagaacaGATAAATTCTCAAAAGTCAAAACTCATAAAGAAggcttaggagttgactagaatCAAACCATTATTCAGAAGACGGCTTGTCCGTTAGGGTTTGATTAACTGAATTCGGGATGAGCTACTTGGAAGGTCAGGATCTGGTGGTGAAACTAAGCTTTCGTGATAAATAAAGACGTACAATCCTATTGAAGGAGTAGGTTTCAATACAGGAAATTCAAAGCTACCATTATCCAAATTAAACAGAACTATCTTTGAAGTTAATGCAACCGCCACAAGAATATTGTTTCCCCAGATATACAATGGACGAAAATGATAATTGGATAGACACGGATGGCAGGGGATGACGGCCAATTTAGTCCAAGATTTAGGCACTCCATACTCCTTCATAACCCACACGAACCAATGAGTTTTCTCATGATTAAAACAATATGCAAGGCAGTTCCACAGCACACATAACTGTGGGAAGATGAAGGTTTTATCATTCGGATCATTGAGGGGCAGAGAAAACTCACTAAAAGTTTCCTTCACCAAGTCAAGGGAAAAAACCAAGCAACCCAGGATGGCATGGCTACGAATCCAATTAAGAGTGGCGGTGCCAGGAACAAATACCCCTTTACCATCACCCTTTATGCTGCCAAATGGGATACCTTGAATGGCTCTCTTGGAAGGGTTGCGGCAAAATGTATAAATTCTAGTTGTATATTTCCCCGTGTGCTTTACAATCACAACAAGCTTGTACTTGTCATTCACATGATCATAGCCGAAGCCGCGAACCGATAAGAAATTCCCACATTCCACCGATGGGGCTGTCAATAATCCAGTACAGGGATTCCACAACCTGACACAGGTGTTGATGCCAACATCATTAAACAGCAAGCACAGCAATCCATTGCAAGAGCCAATAACCTTGTAGTTACGTCTCTCCTTGAAGAGAACGACTTCCGTAGGTTTGGAAGAGTTCTCGATCAAGGAGCGTAAGGAGAAATCTCCAAATCCGTAGTGGCAACTATGATGATAAGCAACTCGTGTCCCACTCAAACCTGGATCCGCGGCGGTGGAATGTTGAAGATGGTCTTTGGCGAATTGGGAGCTGGAAATTAGGGATTTCCATGAACTGCACACTCTTCGTAACCGAACCAGTGACCTTGCTGGAAGCCTCAGCAAAATTTCTCTGATGAGTTCATCCGGAAGAAACGGCAGCGGCTGCGATTGCGTTACCGTCGAAGACAGCAGCCGTTTCGGGGTGTTTATGGTGACTCTTAAAGGCTtcctcttcctctccctctcaTAATAATCATGTGGCTGCTCCATAACAACTTAAAGAGAGGTTAGCGGCGGCCACCACGGCGAAAAGGTTTAGCTTCACAAACTTGGAACTTCCCGATTGCACTATAGTAGAGTATCTACTTGACTATTTCcatttcctatttttttttttttcccgtgGGCCACGTGACTAAGTGTGCCtttctaaaagagttaaataaccaaacaaaatttaaaaattaatcccgctatttttttttaacataaaagagTTGATTACTTGAGCgagtttttatgaattttttttataaaatagaggaattttatgtttgaataatttatataaaaaatttttatttaataattatatttagattagataatataaattttattttatttatttataatattaaaatatttttttaaagtaaaaaatattttaagaaaagatgtaaattttagtttttttaaaaaatatattttttaattcatctactgttttatgttttattactaaaattttgtcaaatatattaaaataataaaaatatttttttggtaaaaaatatctttttgataAACTTAATTTCAACCAAATAAACTCAAAATGAATTATCCATCTCGAGTAAGTAAGGGCTGGGTGGATCATTCTTACTCAAAATTATTCATTATAACTCTCACGATGATCAAAACTCTATCACTTTCATATAATTCATTTGATTATGTCTCTCTTGATTTCAGTATATCGTATTATTCAACAGCAAagttttaaataagttttttcTCTACATTTTACATGTTTAAAtatctttgatttttttattaatggaTTTGAGTCAAATTGATTCATGCACTCTACATAAATCTAGTTTCGTTTTTCTTTgaaatttctaatataaaatttgatgACAGAAAGAATTTGAATTGGATACAAAAGTTACAAGAAGAAATGATGGGTTAATTTGTGATTGTGTAggtaagaaaaaagaataataacaacaatattaTTAAAGAGTTGATTCATTAGGAGAGCCGTGGATAGCTCCATAAAAGCTAAGGCAGTTCAAAAAACCAAACTAGTAAACTTTGATCTgagtttttagtttgattttttgaaaagaacTCT
This window harbors:
- the LOC140172845 gene encoding F-box/kelch-repeat protein At3g23880-like; amino-acid sequence: MEQPHDYYERERKRKPLRVTINTPKRLLSSTVTQSQPLPFLPDELIREILLRLPARSLVRLRRVCSSWKSLISSSQFAKDHLQHSTAADPGLSGTRVAYHHSCHYGFGDFSLRSLIENSSKPTEVVLFKERRNYKVIGSCNGLLCLLFNDVGINTCVRLWNPCTGLLTAPSVECGNFLSVRGFGYDHVNDKYKLVVIVKHTGKYTTRIYTFCRNPSKRAIQGIPFGSIKGDGKGVFVPGTATLNWIRSHAILGCLVFSLDLVKETFSEFSLPLNDPNDKTFIFPQLCVLWNCLAYCFNHEKTHWFVWVMKEYGVPKSWTKLAVIPCHPCLSNYHFRPLYIWGNNILVAVALTSKIVLFNLDNGSFEFPVLKPTPSIGLYVFIYHESLVSPPDPDLPSSSSRIQLIKP
- the LOC112779489 gene encoding F-box/kelch-repeat protein At3g23880, whose amino-acid sequence is MEQPHDYYERKRKPLRVTINAPKRPLSSRVTQSEPLPFLPDELIREILLRLPPRSLLRLRRVCSSWKTLISSSQFAKDHLQHSTAADPSLSGPRVAYHHYFHNGFGDCSLRSLVENPSTPTEVVLFVESRYYTVIGSCNGLLCLLYDVVGINTCVRLWNPCTGLLTTPSVGRGEFFSVGGFGYDHVNDKYKVVVIVNHMGDHTTRICTFCRNPSNRAIQGIPYSSIKGDRQGVFVPGTATLNWVCQHDTLEYVVLSLDLVKETFSEFSLPLTDPDDKTFIFPQLCVLRNCLAYCFNHAKTHWFVWVMKEYGVPKLAIIPCLPCLPDYPLLALLDDYHLRPLYIWGNNILVAVASTSNIVLYNLDNGSFEFPEPTPSIGLSVFIYHESLVSPDLPSSSSQIQLINANRQAVF